Proteins from one Hoplias malabaricus isolate fHopMal1 chromosome 2, fHopMal1.hap1, whole genome shotgun sequence genomic window:
- the LOC136686328 gene encoding leucine-rich repeat-containing protein 75A-like — protein MGARQSKDSETGSSPLQGVWRRAQGSFLLRSSSADHSESSGVPPPYKRRVSMIQDVLLMAKEGRQEEATELLKNLRQDLGMESTSLDDVLYRYASFRNMVDPITHDLIISLARYIHCPKAEGDSLSAMEKVCRQLTYHLSPHPRWRRQGLLKGKPQASLKTVLSGPPASGTLDLSGLPLSLRDTERLVTHLRRHSSRVRILELGFTELTDEALLLLLPTLAALPSLESLALNGNRLTRGVLRQLTDSLKEPGSFPTLAWVDLGNNVDIFSLPQPFLLGLRKRCPKQGNLPTIQEQPCEPEERDSGPGGWAACGACGTTALEEAEEDERFTWTSGSADETG, from the exons ATGGGGGCCAGGCAGTCCAAGGACTCAGAGACTGGGTCAAGTCCATTGCAGGGAGTGTGGAGACGGGCTCAAGGCTCTTTTCTACTCCGCTCATCCTCTGCTGACCACTCTGAAAGCTCTGGAGTGCCGCCACCCTACAAGCGGCGTGTTAGCATGATACAGGACGTGCTGCTGATGGCAAAGGAGGGGAGACAGGAAGAGGCTACCGAGCTGCTCAAAAACCTGAGACAG GATTTAGGAATGGAGTCCACGTCCCTGGACGATGTGTTGTACCGATACGCCAGCTTCCGCAACATGGTGGACCCCATCACTCACGACCTCATCATCAGCCTCGCTCGCTACATCCACTGTCCAAAAGCG GAGGGTGATTCTTTGAGCGCCATGGAAAAGGTGTGTCGTCAGTTGACATACCATCTAAGCCCTCACCCACGCTGGAGGAGGCAGGGACTTCTGAAAGGCAAACCCCAGGCCAG TCTAAAGACAGTTCTGTCAGGCCCTCCTGCTAGTGGGACTCTGGACCTGTCTGGGCTCCCTCTCTCATTGCGGGACACGGAGCGCTTGGTCACCCATCTGCGGCGTCATTCGTCACGTGTGCGAATCCTGGAGCTGGGCTTCACTGAGCTGACCGACGaagctctgctgctgctgttgcccACGCTAGCTGCTCTGCCCAGCCTCGAGAGCTTGGCGCTCAACGGCAACCGTCTGACACGTGGGGTCCTGCGGCAGCTAACTGATTCCCTGAAGGAGCCGGGCAGCTTCCCCACTCTGGCCTGGGTTGATCTGGGCAACAACGTGGACATCTTCTCCCTTCCTCAACCATTCCTGCTGGGCTTGAGAAAGCGCTGTCCCAAACAGGGCAACCTGCCCACCATTCAGGAACAACCTTGTGAGCCTGAGGAAAGAGATTCCGGGCCAGGTGGTTGGGCAGCCTGTGGGGCCTGTGGAACCACCGCTCTGGAGGAGGCTGAAGAAGACGAGAGATTTACATGGACTTCAGGGTCAGCTGATGAAACAGGGTGA
- the LOC136686470 gene encoding polymerase delta-interacting protein 2-like isoform X3 — protein sequence MAACVIRRGLLSVVNKYNKYEKYNTFSKHQTLRALSVDLNNRHEGNRRCLQCFGLLNVQQRRSMSSRNRPEGKVLETVGVFESPKQHGKYETGQLFLHSVFGYRGIVLFPWHARLYDRDVTPPASDSKPEPPGAHGSKEVKGKTHTYYQVLIDTRDCPHISQRSQTEAVTFLANHDDSRALYAIPGLDYVSHEDILPYNSTDQVPIQHELFERFLMVNPSKVPPFVPRDTLRAWQEKNHPWLELSDVHRETTENIRVTVIPFYMGMREAQNSHVYWWRYCIRLENMGNEVVQLRERHWRIFSLSGTLETVRGRGVVGREPVLSKEQPAFQYSSHVSLQAPSGHMWGTFRIERTDGSHFDVRIPPFSLESNKDDKSPPAGYNW from the exons ATGGCGGCGTGTGTGATCCGCAGAGGGCTGCTGTCTGtcgtaaataaatataataaatatgaaaaatataatacatttagtAAACATCAAACGCTCCGGGCGCTTAGTGTGGATCTCAACAACAGACACGAAGGAAACCGGCGCTGTTTACAATGTTTCGGGcttttaaatgtacaacagaGACGGTCCATGTCTTCACG TAACAGGCCAGAAGGGAAAGTGCTGGAGACAGTGGGAGTGTTTGAGTCTCCAAAGCAACATGGCAAATACGAAACAGGACAG ttGTTCCTGCACAGCGTGTTTGGGTACAGAGGCATTGTGCTGTTCCCTTGGCACGCTCGACTCTACGATCGCGATGTCACTCCTCCAGCATCCGACAG TAAGCCAGAGCCTCCAGGCGCACATGGGTCAAAGGAGGTGAagggaaaaacacacacatactaccaAGTCCTCATTGACACCAGAGACTGCCCACACATA TCTCAGAGATCACAAACAGAAGCGGTCACATTTCTGGCCAATCATGACGACAGCCGGGCCTTGTACGCCATTCCAG GTCTAGACTATGTGAGCCATGAGGACATTCTGCCATACAACTCTACGGATCAGGTGCCCATTCAGCACGAGCTGTTTGAGAGGTTCCTCATGGTTAACCCTTCTAAAG TACCCCCCTTTGTACCAAGAGATACGTTGCGCGCATGGCAAGAGAAGAATCATCCATGGCTAGAGTTGTCTGATGTACACCGTGAGACTACGGAGAATATCCGTGTTACTGTTATCCCTTTCTACATGGGAATGAGG GAAGCACAGAATTCACACGTTTACTGG TGGCGCTACTGCATCCGTCTGGAGAACATGGGTAACGAAGTGgtgcagctgagagagagacactggagAATCTTCAGCCTATCGGGTACCTTAGAGACGGTCAGAGGACGAGGGGTGGTGGGCAGG GAACCTGTTTTGTCTAAAGAGCAGCCAGCATTCCAGTACAGCAGCCATGTCTCCCTACAGGCTCCCAGCGGACACATGTG ggGGACATTCCGGATTGAGAGGACTGATGGTTCTCACTTTGATGTTCGTATTCCTCCTTTCTCCCTGGAGAGCAACAAGGATGACAAGTCTCCTCCGGCTGGATACAACTGGTAG
- the LOC136686470 gene encoding polymerase delta-interacting protein 2-like isoform X4 yields the protein MAACVIRRGLLSVVNKYNKYEKYNTFSKHQTLRALSVDLNNRHEGNRRCLQCFGLLNVQQRRSMSSRNRPEGKVLETVGVFESPKQHGKYETGQLFLHSVFGYRGIVLFPWHARLYDRDVTPPASDSKPEPPGAHGSKEVKGKTHTYYQVLIDTRDCPHISQRSQTEAVTFLANHDDSRALYAIPGLDYVSHEDILPYNSTDQVPIQHELFERFLMVNPSKVPPFVPRDTLRAWQEKNHPWLELSDVHRETTENIRVTVIPFYMGMREAQNSHVYWWRYCIRLENMGNEVVQLRERHWRIFSLSGTLETVRGRGVVGREPVLSKEQPAFQYSSHVSLQAPSGHMWGTFTCQRASGDMFEVAIPSFSLDSHGHMDSPYSFLF from the exons ATGGCGGCGTGTGTGATCCGCAGAGGGCTGCTGTCTGtcgtaaataaatataataaatatgaaaaatataatacatttagtAAACATCAAACGCTCCGGGCGCTTAGTGTGGATCTCAACAACAGACACGAAGGAAACCGGCGCTGTTTACAATGTTTCGGGcttttaaatgtacaacagaGACGGTCCATGTCTTCACG TAACAGGCCAGAAGGGAAAGTGCTGGAGACAGTGGGAGTGTTTGAGTCTCCAAAGCAACATGGCAAATACGAAACAGGACAG ttGTTCCTGCACAGCGTGTTTGGGTACAGAGGCATTGTGCTGTTCCCTTGGCACGCTCGACTCTACGATCGCGATGTCACTCCTCCAGCATCCGACAG TAAGCCAGAGCCTCCAGGCGCACATGGGTCAAAGGAGGTGAagggaaaaacacacacatactaccaAGTCCTCATTGACACCAGAGACTGCCCACACATA TCTCAGAGATCACAAACAGAAGCGGTCACATTTCTGGCCAATCATGACGACAGCCGGGCCTTGTACGCCATTCCAG GTCTAGACTATGTGAGCCATGAGGACATTCTGCCATACAACTCTACGGATCAGGTGCCCATTCAGCACGAGCTGTTTGAGAGGTTCCTCATGGTTAACCCTTCTAAAG TACCCCCCTTTGTACCAAGAGATACGTTGCGCGCATGGCAAGAGAAGAATCATCCATGGCTAGAGTTGTCTGATGTACACCGTGAGACTACGGAGAATATCCGTGTTACTGTTATCCCTTTCTACATGGGAATGAGG GAAGCACAGAATTCACACGTTTACTGG TGGCGCTACTGCATCCGTCTGGAGAACATGGGTAACGAAGTGgtgcagctgagagagagacactggagAATCTTCAGCCTATCGGGTACCTTAGAGACGGTCAGAGGACGAGGGGTGGTGGGCAGG GAACCTGTTTTGTCTAAAGAGCAGCCAGCATTCCAGTACAGCAGCCATGTCTCCCTACAGGCTCCCAGCGGACACATGTG GGGGACGTTCACCTGCCAGAGAGCCAGTGGTGACATGTTTGAAGTGGCTATCCCATCCTTCTCCCTGGACAGCCACGGACACATGGACAGCCCTTACTCCTTCCTCTTCTGA
- the LOC136686470 gene encoding polymerase delta-interacting protein 2-like isoform X1: MAACVIRRGLLSVVNKYNKYEKYNTFSKHQTLRALSVDLNNRHEGNRRCLQCFGLLNVQQRRSMSSRNRPEGKVLETVGVFESPKQHGKYETGQLFLHSVFGYRGIVLFPWHARLYDRDVTPPASDSKPEPPGAHGSKEVKGKTHTYYQVLIDTRDCPHISQRSQTEAVTFLANHDDSRALYAIPGLDYVSHEDILPYNSTDQVPIQHELFERFLMVNPSKVPPFVPRDTLRAWQEKNHPWLELSDVHRETTENIRVTVIPFYMGMREAQNSHVYWWRYCIRLENMGNEVVQLRERHWRIFSLSGTLETVRGRGVVGREPVLSKEQPAFQYSSHVSLQAPSGHMWGSYRFERPNGTFFDVRIPPFSLESKKDDSPNSFLPGPFTSLA; this comes from the exons ATGGCGGCGTGTGTGATCCGCAGAGGGCTGCTGTCTGtcgtaaataaatataataaatatgaaaaatataatacatttagtAAACATCAAACGCTCCGGGCGCTTAGTGTGGATCTCAACAACAGACACGAAGGAAACCGGCGCTGTTTACAATGTTTCGGGcttttaaatgtacaacagaGACGGTCCATGTCTTCACG TAACAGGCCAGAAGGGAAAGTGCTGGAGACAGTGGGAGTGTTTGAGTCTCCAAAGCAACATGGCAAATACGAAACAGGACAG ttGTTCCTGCACAGCGTGTTTGGGTACAGAGGCATTGTGCTGTTCCCTTGGCACGCTCGACTCTACGATCGCGATGTCACTCCTCCAGCATCCGACAG TAAGCCAGAGCCTCCAGGCGCACATGGGTCAAAGGAGGTGAagggaaaaacacacacatactaccaAGTCCTCATTGACACCAGAGACTGCCCACACATA TCTCAGAGATCACAAACAGAAGCGGTCACATTTCTGGCCAATCATGACGACAGCCGGGCCTTGTACGCCATTCCAG GTCTAGACTATGTGAGCCATGAGGACATTCTGCCATACAACTCTACGGATCAGGTGCCCATTCAGCACGAGCTGTTTGAGAGGTTCCTCATGGTTAACCCTTCTAAAG TACCCCCCTTTGTACCAAGAGATACGTTGCGCGCATGGCAAGAGAAGAATCATCCATGGCTAGAGTTGTCTGATGTACACCGTGAGACTACGGAGAATATCCGTGTTACTGTTATCCCTTTCTACATGGGAATGAGG GAAGCACAGAATTCACACGTTTACTGG TGGCGCTACTGCATCCGTCTGGAGAACATGGGTAACGAAGTGgtgcagctgagagagagacactggagAATCTTCAGCCTATCGGGTACCTTAGAGACGGTCAGAGGACGAGGGGTGGTGGGCAGG GAACCTGTTTTGTCTAAAGAGCAGCCAGCATTCCAGTACAGCAGCCATGTCTCCCTACAGGCTCCCAGCGGACACATGTG GGGCTCCTACAGATTCGAGAGGCCCAACGGCACATTCTTCGACGTGCGCatccctcccttctctctcGAGAGCAAGAAGGATGATTCTCCCAACAGCTTCCTGCCTGGCCCCTTCACCTCACTGGCCTAA
- the LOC136686470 gene encoding polymerase delta-interacting protein 2-like isoform X2, translating into MAACVIRRGLLSVVNKYNKYEKYNTFSKHQTLRALSVDLNNRHEGNRRCLQCFGLLNVQQRRSMSSRPEGKVLETVGVFESPKQHGKYETGQLFLHSVFGYRGIVLFPWHARLYDRDVTPPASDSKPEPPGAHGSKEVKGKTHTYYQVLIDTRDCPHISQRSQTEAVTFLANHDDSRALYAIPGLDYVSHEDILPYNSTDQVPIQHELFERFLMVNPSKVPPFVPRDTLRAWQEKNHPWLELSDVHRETTENIRVTVIPFYMGMREAQNSHVYWWRYCIRLENMGNEVVQLRERHWRIFSLSGTLETVRGRGVVGREPVLSKEQPAFQYSSHVSLQAPSGHMWGSYRFERPNGTFFDVRIPPFSLESKKDDSPNSFLPGPFTSLA; encoded by the exons ATGGCGGCGTGTGTGATCCGCAGAGGGCTGCTGTCTGtcgtaaataaatataataaatatgaaaaatataatacatttagtAAACATCAAACGCTCCGGGCGCTTAGTGTGGATCTCAACAACAGACACGAAGGAAACCGGCGCTGTTTACAATGTTTCGGGcttttaaatgtacaacagaGACGGTCCATGTCTTCACG GCCAGAAGGGAAAGTGCTGGAGACAGTGGGAGTGTTTGAGTCTCCAAAGCAACATGGCAAATACGAAACAGGACAG ttGTTCCTGCACAGCGTGTTTGGGTACAGAGGCATTGTGCTGTTCCCTTGGCACGCTCGACTCTACGATCGCGATGTCACTCCTCCAGCATCCGACAG TAAGCCAGAGCCTCCAGGCGCACATGGGTCAAAGGAGGTGAagggaaaaacacacacatactaccaAGTCCTCATTGACACCAGAGACTGCCCACACATA TCTCAGAGATCACAAACAGAAGCGGTCACATTTCTGGCCAATCATGACGACAGCCGGGCCTTGTACGCCATTCCAG GTCTAGACTATGTGAGCCATGAGGACATTCTGCCATACAACTCTACGGATCAGGTGCCCATTCAGCACGAGCTGTTTGAGAGGTTCCTCATGGTTAACCCTTCTAAAG TACCCCCCTTTGTACCAAGAGATACGTTGCGCGCATGGCAAGAGAAGAATCATCCATGGCTAGAGTTGTCTGATGTACACCGTGAGACTACGGAGAATATCCGTGTTACTGTTATCCCTTTCTACATGGGAATGAGG GAAGCACAGAATTCACACGTTTACTGG TGGCGCTACTGCATCCGTCTGGAGAACATGGGTAACGAAGTGgtgcagctgagagagagacactggagAATCTTCAGCCTATCGGGTACCTTAGAGACGGTCAGAGGACGAGGGGTGGTGGGCAGG GAACCTGTTTTGTCTAAAGAGCAGCCAGCATTCCAGTACAGCAGCCATGTCTCCCTACAGGCTCCCAGCGGACACATGTG GGGCTCCTACAGATTCGAGAGGCCCAACGGCACATTCTTCGACGTGCGCatccctcccttctctctcGAGAGCAAGAAGGATGATTCTCCCAACAGCTTCCTGCCTGGCCCCTTCACCTCACTGGCCTAA